One stretch of Stigmatella aurantiaca DNA includes these proteins:
- a CDS encoding ATP-binding cassette domain-containing protein: MIRIEGLTKSYGNALALRGVSFQVPRGQVVGFLGPNGAGKSTTMKILSGFVTPTSGTAHINGIDVVEDSVVSRRLIGYLPENNPLYEEMMVLDYLEFAADVRGVPRIRRKERIRSAVERCGLGSVLGKDIQQLSKGYRQRVGIAQAILHEPDLLILDEPTSGLDPNQIVEIRNLIRDLGREKTVLLSTHILSEVQSTCSRVLIISDGRVVADDSPEQLSTAQGGTVTVVLASRSGAALEPGQVRTVLEAVPGVTRVEPGEAEGSGTLGFRLRYGQEDIRRALFEASVRHDLCLLEVKRQHVSLEETFRKLTGGEAANPETAPRAA, translated from the coding sequence ATGATTCGCATTGAGGGACTGACGAAGTCCTACGGCAATGCCCTGGCGCTGCGCGGGGTGAGCTTCCAGGTGCCCCGAGGACAGGTGGTGGGATTCCTGGGGCCCAACGGCGCGGGCAAGTCCACCACGATGAAGATCCTGTCTGGCTTCGTCACCCCCACGTCCGGCACGGCGCACATCAACGGCATCGACGTGGTCGAGGACTCCGTCGTTTCCCGGCGGCTCATCGGCTACCTGCCGGAGAACAACCCGCTGTACGAAGAGATGATGGTCCTGGACTACCTGGAGTTCGCCGCGGACGTGCGCGGGGTGCCGCGCATCCGCCGCAAGGAGCGCATCCGCTCCGCGGTGGAGCGCTGTGGCCTGGGCAGCGTGCTGGGCAAGGACATCCAGCAGCTCTCCAAGGGCTACCGCCAGCGCGTGGGCATCGCCCAGGCCATCCTGCACGAGCCGGACCTGCTCATCCTCGACGAGCCGACGAGCGGCCTGGACCCGAACCAGATCGTGGAGATCCGCAACCTCATCCGGGACCTGGGCCGGGAGAAGACGGTGCTCCTGAGCACGCACATCCTGAGCGAGGTGCAGAGCACGTGCAGCCGGGTGCTCATCATCAGCGACGGGCGGGTGGTGGCGGACGACTCGCCCGAGCAGCTGAGCACGGCGCAGGGCGGCACGGTGACGGTGGTGCTGGCCTCTCGCTCCGGGGCGGCGCTGGAGCCCGGGCAGGTGCGCACGGTGCTGGAGGCGGTGCCGGGCGTCACCCGGGTGGAGCCGGGCGAGGCGGAGGGCAGCGGCACGCTGGGCTTCCGGCTGCGCTACGGGCAGGAGGACATCCGCCGGGCGCTGTTCGAGGCCTCGGTGCGCCATGACTTGTGCCTGCTGGAGGTGAAGCGCCAGCACGTGAGCCTGGAAGAGACGTTCCGCAAGCTCACCGGGGGCGAGGCCGCCAATCCCGAGACCGCGCCGCGGGCGGCGTGA
- a CDS encoding ABC transporter permease subunit produces MGMMLAIARREFRAFFNSPIAYIVLGGFLLTLGWFYFSTLFVAGQASMRGFFGLAPVLFVVFIPAITMRLIAEERKTGTLELLLTMPLHDWQVVVGKFFAAMGMVGVGLLLTLPYPLSVAALTAEGASFDWGPVAMGYLGLMLMASSFLSIGMWASALSKNQIVGFIVGLVLCFAFYFVDKFAVVLPQGLAAVLQYLSVDYHFENIAKGVLDSRDVLYYVTITVIALGLTARSVNTTRQ; encoded by the coding sequence ATGGGAATGATGCTTGCCATTGCCCGGCGTGAGTTCAGGGCGTTCTTCAACTCGCCGATCGCCTACATCGTGCTCGGCGGCTTCCTGCTCACGCTCGGGTGGTTCTACTTCAGTACGCTGTTCGTCGCGGGCCAGGCCTCGATGCGGGGCTTCTTCGGGCTGGCGCCGGTGCTCTTCGTCGTCTTCATCCCGGCCATCACCATGCGGCTCATCGCCGAGGAGCGGAAGACGGGCACGCTGGAGCTGCTGCTCACCATGCCGCTGCATGACTGGCAGGTGGTGGTGGGCAAGTTCTTCGCGGCCATGGGCATGGTGGGCGTGGGGCTCCTGCTCACGCTGCCGTACCCGCTGAGCGTGGCGGCGCTTACCGCGGAGGGCGCCTCGTTCGACTGGGGCCCGGTGGCCATGGGCTACCTGGGGCTGATGCTGATGGCCTCCAGCTTCCTGTCCATCGGCATGTGGGCCAGCGCCCTGAGCAAGAACCAGATCGTCGGCTTCATCGTCGGGCTGGTGCTGTGCTTCGCCTTCTACTTCGTGGACAAGTTCGCGGTGGTGCTGCCGCAGGGGCTCGCGGCGGTGCTGCAGTACCTCTCGGTGGACTACCACTTCGAGAACATCGCCAAGGGCGTGCTCGACTCGCGCGATGTCCTCTACTACGTGACGATCACGGTGATCGCGCTGGGCCTGACGGCGCGCAGCGTGAACACCACCCGGCAGTGA